A stretch of the Streptomyces sp. NBC_00078 genome encodes the following:
- a CDS encoding SDR family oxidoreductase — translation MRLLVLGGTEFAGRAVVEAALGRGWDVSVLNRGRHRPPPGVRSLHGDRTTPDGLAALTDGEWDVVVDTWSAAPRAVHEAARLLRGRAGRYVYVSSRSVYAWPSPRGHTEDAPLVEGAEPDADRTDYARDKRGAEIAAVEAFGADRSVLVRAGLILGPYENVGRLPWWLGRIARGGPVLAPGPRDLPLQYVDVRDLAEWILGAAEQELSGPYTLVSAQGHATMGDLLDACVAVTGSDAELRWTDPEAILEAGIEPWTQLPVWVPPDSEEHDCLHGGDVSRALATGLRCRPVAETVTDTWRWLQDIGGTAPQRPDRPPVGLDPAVEAKVLRG, via the coding sequence ATGAGACTTCTGGTGCTGGGTGGTACGGAGTTCGCGGGACGGGCCGTCGTGGAGGCGGCGCTCGGGCGCGGCTGGGACGTGAGCGTCCTCAACCGGGGACGGCACCGACCGCCCCCGGGCGTGCGGTCCCTGCACGGCGACCGCACCACGCCCGACGGGCTCGCCGCCCTCACGGACGGCGAGTGGGACGTCGTCGTCGACACCTGGTCGGCGGCGCCCCGGGCCGTGCACGAGGCGGCGCGACTGCTGCGGGGCCGCGCCGGACGGTATGTGTACGTGTCGAGCCGCTCGGTGTACGCGTGGCCCTCGCCCCGCGGACACACCGAGGATGCGCCGCTGGTGGAGGGCGCCGAGCCCGACGCGGACAGGACCGACTACGCGCGCGACAAGCGGGGCGCCGAGATCGCCGCCGTCGAGGCGTTCGGCGCGGACCGGTCCGTTCTCGTACGGGCCGGGCTGATCCTCGGCCCGTACGAGAACGTCGGCCGCCTGCCCTGGTGGCTCGGCCGGATCGCGCGTGGCGGGCCCGTACTGGCCCCGGGACCGCGGGACCTGCCCCTGCAGTACGTCGATGTGCGCGACCTGGCCGAGTGGATCCTCGGCGCGGCGGAGCAGGAGCTGAGCGGGCCGTACACCCTGGTCAGTGCGCAGGGGCACGCCACCATGGGCGATCTGCTCGACGCGTGCGTCGCCGTCACCGGCTCGGACGCGGAGCTGCGCTGGACCGACCCCGAGGCCATCCTCGAAGCGGGCATCGAGCCGTGGACCCAACTGCCGGTGTGGGTGCCGCCGGACAGCGAGGAGCACGACTGCCTGCACGGCGGGGACGTCTCCCGCGCGCTCGCTACGGGGCTGCGCTGCCGGCCCGTCGCCGAAACCGTGACCGACACCTGGCGCTGGCTCCAGGACATCGGCGGCACGGCACCACAGCGCCCCGACCGGCCCCCGGTGGGACTGGACCCCGCCGTGGAGGCCAAGGTGCTGCGGGGTTAG
- a CDS encoding sensor histidine kinase: MNTNTKNGSLTTRARAVALAAGRGFVLALVSLPGAVLGFTLSLLSIALIPIGIGLVTTPWVLTGVRAFADWRRALAAKWSGVPIPSAYRPVPEDAKPWTRTYAMLRDPAIWRDLRWLQVDMTAGYVTALLPAVLLFYPFEGLAVAAGLWRPLSDGGGYWYGFVHVTGQASALGAGVLAVAILALGSPYAPRLLTAHFRLTRAVLGASQAELAERVRVLTETRRDAVDTSAAELRRIERDLHDGAQARLVAMGMDLGTVEMLLDKDPAKAKQLIARTRQSSVDALGELRDLVRGIHPPVLAERGLGDAVRALALRLPLPTEVNVELSGRADAPVESAAYFAVSEVLTNAVKHSGADRIGVDLHHSEGMLRISVTDNGKGGAVIGSGSGLTGVERRLGTFDGVLAVSSPAGGPTMVTMEIPCELS, from the coding sequence ATGAACACCAACACGAAGAACGGGTCTCTTACCACGAGGGCCCGGGCCGTCGCTCTGGCGGCGGGGCGGGGGTTCGTGCTGGCCCTGGTGTCCCTGCCCGGCGCGGTTCTCGGCTTCACCCTCTCCCTCCTGTCCATCGCGCTCATCCCGATAGGCATCGGACTCGTCACGACACCGTGGGTGCTGACGGGAGTGCGGGCGTTCGCCGACTGGCGGCGGGCGCTCGCGGCGAAGTGGAGCGGGGTGCCGATCCCGTCGGCGTACCGGCCGGTCCCCGAGGACGCCAAACCCTGGACGCGGACGTACGCGATGCTGCGCGACCCGGCGATCTGGCGGGACCTGCGGTGGCTGCAGGTGGACATGACGGCGGGGTACGTGACGGCGCTGCTGCCGGCGGTGCTCCTCTTCTACCCCTTCGAGGGCCTGGCCGTCGCGGCCGGGCTGTGGCGGCCGCTGTCGGACGGCGGCGGCTACTGGTACGGCTTCGTGCATGTCACCGGCCAGGCCTCCGCGCTCGGCGCCGGTGTGCTGGCCGTCGCGATCCTCGCCCTCGGCTCTCCCTACGCCCCGCGGCTGCTGACCGCCCACTTCCGGCTCACCCGAGCCGTACTCGGCGCGAGCCAGGCCGAGTTGGCCGAGCGCGTCCGCGTCCTCACCGAGACCCGCCGTGACGCCGTCGACACCTCCGCAGCCGAACTGCGCCGCATCGAGCGGGATCTGCACGACGGGGCGCAGGCCCGGCTGGTCGCCATGGGCATGGACCTGGGCACCGTCGAAATGCTCCTCGACAAGGACCCGGCGAAGGCCAAGCAGCTCATCGCCCGGACCCGCCAGTCCTCCGTGGACGCCCTCGGCGAGTTGCGCGACCTGGTCCGCGGCATCCACCCGCCGGTCCTGGCCGAGCGCGGACTCGGCGACGCGGTGAGGGCGCTGGCACTCCGGCTGCCCCTCCCGACCGAGGTGAACGTCGAGTTGAGCGGCCGCGCGGACGCGCCCGTCGAGTCCGCCGCCTACTTCGCCGTCAGCGAGGTGCTCACCAACGCGGTCAAGCACTCCGGCGCGGACCGGATCGGGGTCGACCTGCATCACAGCGAGGGCATGCTGCGGATCTCCGTCACCGACAACGGCAAGGGCGGCGCGGTGATCGGGTCGGGCTCCGGGCTGACCGGAGTCGAGCGGCGACTGGGTACATTCGACGGCGTCCTGGCCGTCAGCAGCCCCGCGGGCGGTCCCACCATGGTCACCATGGAGATCCCTTGCGAGTTGTCCTAG
- a CDS encoding response regulator transcription factor, with the protein MRVVLAEDLFLLRDGLVRLLEAYDFEIAAAVESGPELTQALAELEPDVAVVDVRLPPTHTDEGLQCALRARRDRPGLPVLVLSQHVEQLYARELLADGSGGVGYLLKDRVFDAEQFIDSVRRVAAGGTAMDPQVIQQLLSRRAADDRPLGRLTPREREVLELMAQGRSNAAIAGQLVVTERAIAKHTSNIFAKLDLEVSDDDNRRVLAVLAYLDQDR; encoded by the coding sequence TTGCGAGTTGTCCTAGCCGAAGACCTCTTCCTGCTGCGCGACGGACTGGTCCGGCTTCTGGAGGCCTACGACTTCGAGATCGCCGCGGCCGTCGAGTCCGGCCCCGAGCTCACCCAGGCACTGGCCGAGCTGGAGCCGGACGTCGCCGTGGTCGACGTACGCCTGCCGCCGACGCACACCGACGAGGGGCTGCAGTGCGCACTGCGGGCCCGCCGGGACAGACCCGGGCTTCCGGTGCTGGTGCTCTCCCAGCACGTGGAGCAGCTGTACGCGCGCGAGTTGCTCGCCGACGGCAGCGGCGGGGTGGGGTACCTGCTCAAGGACCGGGTGTTCGACGCGGAGCAGTTCATCGACTCCGTACGGCGGGTCGCGGCCGGCGGGACCGCGATGGATCCGCAGGTGATCCAGCAGCTGCTGTCCCGGCGGGCGGCCGACGACCGGCCTCTCGGGCGGCTGACGCCCCGTGAGCGCGAGGTGCTGGAGCTGATGGCGCAGGGCCGCTCCAACGCGGCGATCGCGGGGCAGCTGGTGGTGACAGAACGGGCCATCGCCAAACACACCTCCAACATCTTCGCCAAACTGGACCTGGAGGTGTCGGATGATGACAATCGTCGCGTTCTGGCGGTCCTCGCCTATCTGGACCAGGACCGGTGA
- a CDS encoding DUF1996 domain-containing protein has product MVRNTRKRRTPLATKAIAASAALALGGGGLIWANFYASAHESNNSGQNQTKAAAGQVATIACPDVQQKLTNVPEKARQGVATELANLDKQITEAYARLASTRQAQAGDANFVQNAIVGPLKDKRNATLDRIRIDIQRVGGQVDASGLTALAACTTQNANQNNAGGGQNNGGQNNNGGQNNNNGGQNNGGQQQGNGGQNNGGQQQGNGQAGAGQNIGGQAGNGPVAADFVDITKVSANVQGKPQNGGQASTGTFTTNCGVNANKIFNTDNVIVAPGVTNGAHHTHDYVGNQKINAFSDNGNFLQGGTSCQNKNDLSAYYWPVLRLQDGTQEFDQNKDGGGKEGNVGKILTAQQAEIKYVGNPTSKVVAMPQFLRIITGDAKTTTNGLANANAHWSCTGFENKVQLTEQYPICPQGSKVVRTFAFQSCWDGQNIDSANHRTHVAFADPASGACGNGFKAIPQLTMRLVYDVPTPTIENGQVKNPYAVDGFPEQLHKAATDHDDFISVTTGGLANKIANCLNGGQRCQ; this is encoded by the coding sequence ATGGTACGCAACACACGAAAGCGCCGTACGCCGCTGGCCACCAAGGCCATAGCCGCATCGGCGGCTCTAGCGCTCGGTGGGGGCGGGCTGATCTGGGCGAACTTCTACGCCTCGGCTCACGAGTCGAACAACTCGGGGCAGAACCAGACCAAGGCCGCCGCCGGCCAGGTGGCCACGATCGCCTGCCCGGACGTTCAGCAGAAGCTGACGAATGTGCCGGAGAAGGCCCGTCAGGGTGTGGCCACGGAGCTGGCGAACCTCGACAAGCAGATCACCGAGGCCTACGCCCGTCTCGCCTCCACCCGCCAGGCGCAGGCCGGCGACGCGAACTTCGTGCAGAACGCCATCGTCGGTCCGCTCAAGGACAAGCGGAACGCGACCCTCGACCGGATTCGCATCGACATCCAGCGGGTCGGCGGCCAGGTCGACGCGTCCGGGCTGACCGCGCTCGCAGCCTGTACGACGCAGAACGCCAACCAGAACAACGCCGGTGGCGGCCAGAACAACGGCGGCCAGAACAACAACGGTGGTCAGAACAACAACAACGGCGGCCAGAACAACGGCGGCCAGCAGCAGGGCAACGGTGGCCAGAACAACGGCGGCCAGCAGCAGGGCAACGGCCAGGCCGGCGCCGGTCAGAACATCGGCGGTCAGGCCGGCAACGGTCCCGTCGCCGCCGACTTCGTGGACATCACCAAGGTCTCCGCGAACGTCCAGGGCAAGCCGCAGAACGGCGGCCAGGCCTCGACCGGCACGTTCACCACCAATTGCGGAGTCAACGCCAACAAGATCTTCAACACCGACAACGTGATCGTGGCGCCCGGCGTGACCAACGGCGCCCACCACACGCACGACTACGTCGGCAACCAGAAGATCAACGCGTTCTCCGACAACGGCAACTTCCTGCAGGGCGGGACCAGTTGCCAGAACAAGAACGACCTGTCGGCGTACTACTGGCCGGTGCTGCGACTGCAGGACGGCACGCAGGAGTTCGACCAGAACAAGGACGGCGGCGGCAAGGAAGGCAACGTCGGCAAGATCCTCACCGCCCAGCAGGCCGAGATCAAGTACGTCGGCAACCCGACCAGCAAGGTCGTCGCGATGCCGCAGTTCCTGCGCATCATCACCGGTGACGCCAAGACCACGACCAACGGCCTGGCGAACGCCAACGCGCACTGGAGCTGCACCGGCTTCGAGAACAAGGTGCAGCTGACGGAGCAGTACCCGATCTGCCCGCAGGGCAGCAAGGTGGTCCGCACCTTCGCCTTCCAGAGCTGCTGGGACGGCCAGAACATCGACAGCGCCAACCACCGCACGCACGTGGCCTTCGCTGACCCGGCGAGCGGTGCCTGCGGGAACGGCTTCAAGGCGATTCCGCAGCTGACGATGCGCCTGGTGTACGACGTTCCGACCCCGACCATCGAGAACGGCCAGGTCAAGAATCCGTACGCGGTCGACGGCTTCCCGGAGCAGCTCCACAAGGCGGCCACCGACCACGACGACTTCATCAGCGTCACGACCGGCGGCCTGGCGAACAAGATCGCGAATTGCCTCAACGGCGGGCAGCGTTGCCAGTGA
- a CDS encoding tetratricopeptide repeat protein, whose protein sequence is MNQDWEDRVAATWAAFDDYAEEDAADFRAAVDALVAELPEGSPLGPFEQACAWDSTGHSDRAVPLYREALALGLSQASGYKGRRAKIQLSSSLRNIGQAEEGVKLLSAELVAPSDELDDAVRACLALCLSSLGRDREGLSLVLGALASHLPRYQRSMANYARALVDPLD, encoded by the coding sequence GTGAACCAGGACTGGGAAGATCGCGTGGCCGCCACTTGGGCCGCCTTCGACGACTACGCGGAAGAGGACGCCGCCGACTTCCGGGCCGCGGTCGACGCCCTCGTCGCCGAGCTGCCGGAGGGCAGTCCGCTCGGCCCCTTCGAGCAGGCCTGCGCCTGGGACTCGACGGGCCACTCGGACCGGGCGGTCCCGCTGTACCGGGAGGCGCTGGCCCTCGGGCTCAGCCAGGCCAGCGGCTACAAGGGCCGCCGCGCCAAGATCCAGCTGTCCAGTTCGCTCCGGAACATCGGGCAGGCCGAGGAGGGCGTCAAGCTGCTGTCAGCCGAACTGGTCGCGCCCTCGGACGAGTTGGACGACGCGGTACGGGCATGTCTGGCGCTGTGCCTGTCCAGCCTCGGCCGGGACCGCGAGGGTCTCTCCCTCGTCCTGGGCGCCCTGGCGTCGCATCTCCCCCGCTACCAGCGGTCGATGGCGAACTACGCGCGGGCGCTCGTCGACCCGCTGGACTGA